A genome region from Sphingorhabdus sp. SMR4y includes the following:
- a CDS encoding acyl-CoA dehydrogenase has protein sequence MTFTAPGREQNFVLKHIADIGELATHDQFAGASEDMVEAIVEGIGQFAAGEFAPLNRIGDTVGARWNDGSVTMPEGYKDAYAQFVEGGWASIDGPEDFGGQGLPYSLSALILETCGAANFAFTLCPMLSFGAIEAIHVHGSDEQKARYLPNLISGAWTGTMNLTEPQAGSDVGALRSTAEPITEGEHAGKYRIKGQKIYITFGEHDLTDNIIHLVLARTPGAPEGTRGISLFIVPKYHLDADGNPGAPNDVTCVSIEHKIGIHASPTCVMAYGEQDECIGEMIGGEFGGMKAMFTMMNNARINVGSQGVQIAERATQQASHYAAERVQSARAGSGNKEPVAIIEHPDVRRMLLRSKALTQAARALLYYATSSVDRATLGIEGAKSRAEILTPLIKGYGTDIGNEVASIGVQVHGGMGFIEETGAGQHFRDARIAPIYEGTNGIQAADLVGRKLGLDGGEAMAALISEIRAEAEGEASLSVLADACGDIMQWMAGGDASIDDRLAGSYAFMTMLATATCGMLMKKQHRIASAELDGGNDVFLKAKLVTTRYYLDHIVPEALGLEAAAKGGADILYSLSSAELAG, from the coding sequence ATGACTTTTACAGCCCCTGGCCGCGAACAGAATTTTGTCCTCAAGCATATCGCCGATATCGGCGAACTGGCGACCCATGACCAATTTGCCGGTGCAAGCGAAGATATGGTCGAGGCGATTGTCGAGGGGATCGGCCAATTCGCGGCAGGCGAATTTGCCCCGCTCAACCGGATCGGCGACACGGTCGGCGCGCGCTGGAACGATGGCAGCGTAACGATGCCCGAGGGTTACAAGGACGCCTATGCACAATTTGTCGAAGGCGGCTGGGCGTCGATCGACGGACCGGAAGATTTTGGCGGACAGGGCCTGCCCTACTCGCTTTCGGCACTGATCCTCGAGACTTGCGGCGCAGCCAATTTCGCGTTCACCCTGTGCCCGATGCTCAGCTTTGGCGCGATCGAGGCGATCCACGTTCACGGATCCGACGAACAGAAGGCCCGATATCTGCCCAATCTGATTTCCGGCGCCTGGACCGGCACAATGAACCTGACCGAGCCGCAGGCCGGGTCCGACGTCGGCGCGCTGCGCTCGACCGCAGAGCCGATTACCGAGGGCGAACATGCCGGCAAATACCGGATCAAGGGTCAGAAAATCTATATCACCTTCGGCGAGCATGATCTGACCGACAATATTATCCATCTCGTGCTAGCCCGCACGCCGGGAGCGCCGGAAGGCACGCGCGGCATTTCCCTGTTCATCGTGCCCAAATATCATCTGGATGCGGACGGCAATCCCGGCGCGCCCAATGATGTCACTTGCGTCTCGATCGAGCACAAGATCGGCATTCACGCCTCGCCTACCTGTGTCATGGCCTATGGCGAGCAGGACGAGTGTATCGGCGAGATGATCGGTGGCGAATTTGGCGGCATGAAAGCGATGTTCACGATGATGAACAATGCCCGTATCAATGTCGGCTCGCAGGGCGTGCAGATCGCCGAGCGCGCGACCCAGCAGGCCAGTCATTATGCGGCGGAACGGGTCCAGTCGGCCCGCGCCGGTAGCGGCAACAAGGAACCGGTGGCGATCATCGAACATCCCGACGTCCGGCGTATGCTGCTTCGGTCCAAGGCCCTGACGCAGGCGGCCCGCGCCCTTCTCTATTATGCAACATCAAGCGTCGACCGTGCCACTCTGGGGATCGAGGGAGCCAAATCCCGCGCCGAAATCCTGACTCCGCTGATCAAGGGCTATGGCACGGATATCGGCAATGAAGTCGCCTCGATCGGTGTACAGGTGCACGGCGGCATGGGTTTCATCGAGGAGACCGGCGCTGGCCAGCATTTCCGCGATGCCCGCATCGCGCCGATTTACGAAGGCACCAACGGCATTCAGGCCGCCGATCTGGTCGGCCGGAAACTGGGTCTGGATGGCGGCGAGGCCATGGCTGCGCTGATTTCCGAAATTCGCGCCGAGGCCGAAGGGGAAGCGAGCCTGTCGGTGCTGGCTGACGCCTGCGGCGATATCATGCAGTGGATGGCGGGCGGTGACGCCTCCATCGATGACCGGCTGGCCGGAAGCTATGCCTTCATGACCATGCTGGCAACCGCCACCTGCGGCATGCTGATGAAGAAGCAGCACCGGATTGCCTCGGCCGAACTGGACGGTGGAAATGATGTGTTTCTCAAGGCCAAGCTGGTTACCACCCGCTATTATCTCGACCATATTGTTCCCGAAGCGCTTGGTTTGGAAGCGGCGGCCAAAGGTGGCGCAGATATATTGTATAGCCTGAGCAGCGCCGAGCTGGCTGGCTGA
- a CDS encoding ATP-binding protein: protein MADLGARDLLERIADALDRMAPPAASPIDLSSGDAFIWDGTAPRAIAAFDPTDIDLLTGIDTQKARLLDNSKRLAKGHAAHDVLLWGSRGMGKSALAKSVIRTLQKQGEDIALVEAPSDHLETLPALFELLAFARRRFVLFIDDIGFSEDSNEPRTLRSMLEGGASQRPANVRLYVTSNRRHIVPRQMSEQDDPVNPRDAVDDQLALSDRFGLRLGFHAASQDDYLAIIARYAEAHGLEFDREDALLWAKQRGSRSGRVAWQYIIELAGRAGKFLA, encoded by the coding sequence ATGGCTGACTTGGGCGCCAGGGACCTGCTGGAACGGATTGCCGATGCACTCGACCGGATGGCGCCACCAGCCGCCAGTCCGATCGATCTCTCCTCGGGCGATGCGTTCATCTGGGACGGGACGGCCCCCAGAGCCATTGCAGCTTTCGATCCGACCGATATCGATCTGCTGACCGGTATCGATACACAGAAGGCCCGTCTGCTGGACAATAGCAAGCGTCTGGCAAAGGGCCATGCCGCGCATGATGTACTGTTGTGGGGTTCGCGTGGCATGGGCAAATCGGCGCTTGCCAAGTCGGTAATCCGGACGCTGCAGAAGCAGGGTGAAGATATTGCCCTGGTCGAGGCACCGTCGGATCATCTGGAGACGCTGCCGGCTCTGTTTGAGCTGCTGGCATTTGCCAGGCGGCGTTTCGTGCTCTTCATCGATGACATCGGCTTTTCCGAGGACAGCAACGAACCGCGCACATTGCGTTCGATGCTGGAAGGCGGAGCCAGCCAGCGGCCGGCCAATGTCCGGCTATATGTTACCTCCAATCGCCGCCATATTGTCCCTCGGCAGATGAGCGAACAGGACGACCCGGTCAATCCCCGCGACGCCGTCGATGATCAGCTGGCGCTGTCCGACCGTTTCGGTTTGCGGCTGGGCTTCCACGCCGCTTCGCAGGATGATTATCTCGCGATCATCGCCCGTTATGCCGAGGCGCATGGGCTGGAATTTGATAGGGAAGATGCGCTTTTATGGGCAAAGCAGCGCGGTAGCCGCTCCGGCCGGGTAGCATGGCAATATATTATCGAGCTGGCCGGACGCGCCGGAAAATTTCTGGCCTAG
- a CDS encoding PQQ-dependent sugar dehydrogenase yields MLKHIRNIAILLVILGIGAGYYFTRGDTARLPLEATTGVEPDLTHVRTEKFPTINIAKAAPWGEGEGPVAAEGLVVERFAEGLDHPRSMFRLPNGDILVAETNSPPRTNKGIEGWIMRNLMSKAGAGTESANRISLLRDSDKDGKVDKTFAFLENLNSPFGMALIEGTLYVANTDAVYAYPYEDGDTKITAEGRKVANLNAKAPNNHWTRDLLASLDGKYLYVSVGSNSNIGENGMDIEKQRAAILQVELATNKKTIYADGMRNPVGMAYLPGTDKFYTVVNERDMLGSDMVPDYLTEVRWGAHYGWPWHFWGGHVDPRVDPKNLDHRQYERRPDYALGAHVAPLGLAFSHGQALGKPFATGAVVARHGSWNRQPLSGYDVVYVNFNQRGEPEGKPLTILSGFVDEEQQARGRPAMVAFDQTGALLVSDDVGGIIWRVSREGAAKAATATDQ; encoded by the coding sequence ATGCTGAAACATATTAGAAATATCGCGATTCTGCTTGTCATTCTGGGGATCGGCGCTGGATATTATTTTACCCGCGGCGATACCGCGCGCCTGCCGCTCGAAGCCACCACAGGCGTCGAGCCCGATCTGACCCACGTACGCACGGAAAAATTTCCGACGATCAATATCGCCAAAGCCGCGCCCTGGGGGGAAGGCGAGGGACCGGTTGCGGCTGAAGGACTGGTCGTCGAACGATTTGCCGAGGGCCTGGACCATCCGCGAAGCATGTTTCGTCTGCCCAATGGGGATATTCTGGTCGCGGAGACCAACAGCCCGCCGCGAACCAACAAGGGGATTGAAGGCTGGATCATGCGCAATCTGATGAGCAAGGCGGGAGCGGGCACCGAATCGGCCAACCGTATCAGTCTGCTGCGCGACAGCGACAAGGATGGCAAAGTCGACAAGACCTTTGCCTTTCTGGAAAATCTAAATTCCCCGTTCGGCATGGCGCTGATCGAGGGCACATTATATGTTGCCAATACCGACGCGGTCTATGCCTATCCCTATGAAGATGGGGATACGAAAATCACTGCCGAGGGGCGCAAGGTTGCCAATCTCAACGCAAAGGCACCGAATAATCACTGGACCCGCGATCTGCTGGCCAGTCTGGACGGAAAATATCTTTATGTCTCGGTCGGATCGAACAGCAATATCGGCGAAAACGGGATGGACATCGAAAAACAGCGTGCTGCCATTCTGCAAGTCGAACTCGCAACCAACAAGAAGACCATATATGCCGACGGCATGCGCAATCCGGTAGGCATGGCCTATCTGCCCGGCACCGACAAATTCTATACAGTGGTGAACGAGCGAGACATGCTGGGCAGCGACATGGTGCCGGACTATCTCACCGAAGTGCGCTGGGGCGCGCATTACGGCTGGCCCTGGCATTTCTGGGGCGGGCATGTCGACCCGCGGGTCGATCCTAAAAATCTCGATCATCGGCAATATGAACGACGCCCGGACTATGCGCTGGGCGCGCATGTCGCGCCGCTTGGCCTCGCCTTTTCCCATGGGCAGGCACTGGGCAAACCCTTTGCGACCGGGGCGGTGGTCGCGCGGCACGGATCCTGGAACCGCCAGCCGTTGTCCGGCTATGATGTTGTCTATGTCAATTTCAATCAGCGTGGCGAGCCTGAAGGCAAGCCGCTCACTATATTGAGCGGTTTCGTTGACGAGGAGCAACAGGCCCGAGGTCGCCCCGCAATGGTTGCCTTTGACCAGACTGGTGCCTTGCTGGTCAGCGACGACGTCGGCGGGATCATCTGGCGGGTTTCGCGCGAGGGTGCTGCCAAAGCCGCAACCGCGACCGATCAATAA
- a CDS encoding GIN domain-containing protein, which produces MKYITMVLIAFALLLPFPASAAERKFSIFGFEDIRIGHGVNVMLVSGKGPSARAEGDTREILDRVSLQKNGKQLIVSVKPKSLSGNDYDSDGPVTLYLSSYAISNISHLGSGQVTLDKLSGRTPRVRLGGFGTLQIDEVDADRLDLAMTGGGQVTLAGKVRDARIELQGASMFESPELTVEKLTLIHRGPASSQMKVTREAVITNNGTGQIQIAGKPNCTVRTDGAATILCNPDR; this is translated from the coding sequence ATGAAATATATTACGATGGTGTTGATTGCGTTTGCGCTGTTGCTACCGTTTCCCGCTTCGGCGGCAGAACGAAAATTCTCGATTTTCGGATTTGAAGACATCCGGATCGGTCACGGCGTGAATGTGATGCTGGTCTCCGGCAAGGGGCCCTCGGCCCGGGCAGAGGGAGATACCCGCGAGATCCTGGACCGGGTATCATTGCAAAAAAACGGCAAGCAATTGATCGTTTCCGTGAAACCCAAATCACTGAGCGGCAATGATTATGACAGCGACGGACCAGTGACCCTCTATCTCAGCAGTTACGCGATCAGCAATATCTCGCATCTCGGCTCGGGTCAGGTGACGCTCGACAAATTGTCCGGCCGCACCCCGCGGGTGCGGCTTGGCGGCTTTGGTACTTTGCAGATTGATGAGGTGGATGCGGACCGGCTGGATCTGGCGATGACGGGTGGCGGTCAGGTGACCTTGGCCGGCAAGGTGCGCGACGCCCGGATCGAGCTGCAGGGAGCCAGCATGTTCGAAAGCCCCGAACTGACGGTTGAAAAGCTGACACTGATCCACCGCGGTCCGGCAAGCAGCCAGATGAAAGTGACACGGGAAGCGGTCATCACCAACAACGGCACCGGGCAAATCCAAATCGCCGGAAAACCCAATTGTACGGTGAGAACGGACGGGGCTGCCACGATCCTGTGCAACCCCGACCGATAG
- a CDS encoding class I SAM-dependent methyltransferase produces MANLWEKYAVPRLIRCACSQPAVMKDRSEIVPKADGDVLELGCGGGINLQFYDRSKVNKLTGLDPSAELLDYTRDEARQRGFDMEICDGIGEAMPFADASFDTVLTTFTLCSVQDGKQVLSEMRRVLKPGGKILFLEHGRAPDEGPEKWQRRIEPLWKHIAGGCHLHRPVAKLIEANGYKLTGNGGHYAPKTPRWLGWMEFGEARPI; encoded by the coding sequence ATGGCAAATTTATGGGAAAAATATGCGGTTCCGAGACTGATCCGCTGCGCCTGTTCGCAACCGGCGGTTATGAAGGACCGCAGCGAGATCGTGCCAAAAGCCGACGGTGACGTGCTGGAGCTTGGCTGTGGAGGCGGAATCAATCTGCAATTTTATGACCGGTCGAAGGTCAACAAGCTGACCGGCCTCGATCCATCCGCAGAATTGCTCGACTATACCCGTGATGAAGCGCGCCAACGCGGTTTCGACATGGAGATATGCGACGGCATCGGAGAAGCCATGCCCTTCGCCGATGCCAGTTTTGATACCGTGCTGACCACCTTCACTTTATGTTCGGTGCAGGATGGAAAACAGGTGCTGTCGGAAATGCGCCGTGTCTTGAAACCAGGCGGCAAAATCCTCTTCCTCGAACATGGCCGGGCCCCCGACGAGGGGCCGGAAAAATGGCAACGACGTATTGAACCGCTGTGGAAACATATCGCTGGTGGCTGCCATCTGCACCGGCCGGTGGCCAAGCTGATCGAAGCCAATGGATATAAACTCACCGGAAACGGCGGTCATTATGCGCCAAAAACCCCGCGCTGGCTGGGTTGGATGGAATTTGGCGAAGCGAGGCCGATATGA
- a CDS encoding head GIN domain-containing protein, with the protein MKKIVFLAPLLALAACEGSIVDAVGDAASSAGSSFSDGAAIGSDASNPGAFAGVTLAGPDDVVFTTADDFSIRAEGDSDAVEQLRYSISGDQIKIGRDGDDKFWGDAGKATIYISAPSLKSAKLAGSGDMEVDAMTADSAELSIAGSGNIRVAKIDTTALTSKIAGSGNLVLAGTAGSIDVSIAGSGDISGKDLNAERASISVAGSGDVELSSDGSVDAKVMGSGDVRIHGNAKCKSRAMGSGDISCG; encoded by the coding sequence ATGAAGAAAATAGTGTTTTTGGCACCCCTATTGGCGCTTGCGGCGTGTGAAGGGTCGATTGTCGACGCCGTGGGTGATGCCGCATCCAGCGCCGGCAGCAGCTTTTCCGACGGTGCGGCCATCGGATCCGACGCCAGCAACCCGGGCGCATTTGCAGGGGTGACTCTGGCCGGACCTGATGACGTGGTATTTACCACTGCGGATGACTTCTCGATCCGGGCGGAAGGTGATTCCGATGCGGTTGAACAGCTGCGCTACAGCATTTCCGGAGACCAGATTAAAATCGGCCGGGATGGTGACGACAAATTCTGGGGCGATGCCGGCAAAGCCACGATCTATATCAGCGCGCCGTCTTTGAAGAGCGCCAAGCTTGCGGGGTCCGGGGATATGGAAGTGGATGCGATGACGGCGGATTCTGCCGAACTGAGCATCGCTGGCTCGGGCAATATCCGGGTGGCGAAGATCGATACCACGGCGCTGACTTCCAAAATCGCCGGTTCGGGCAATCTGGTCCTCGCGGGTACCGCTGGATCGATCGACGTGTCGATTGCCGGTTCCGGTGACATCAGCGGCAAGGATCTGAACGCCGAGCGTGCAAGCATTTCGGTTGCCGGCAGCGGCGATGTCGAGTTGTCCTCGGACGGATCGGTCGACGCCAAGGTCATGGGATCCGGCGATGTCCGTATCCACGGAAACGCGAAGTGCAAATCACGGGCGATGGGCTCCGGTGACATAAGCTGCGGTTGA
- a CDS encoding CarD family transcriptional regulator — protein MAANVLSFDVGDYVVYPKHGVGRVIELQNEEIAGMQLELYVLRFEKERMTLRVPTNKAEGVGMRKLSSDKTLKEAMETLKAKPKVKRSMWSRRAQEYEAKINSGDLVSIAEVTRDLFRADDQPEQSYSERQIFEAASSRLARELAAMEETDEPTALAKILEILNIAAPQYYDVKED, from the coding sequence ATGGCTGCGAATGTGCTGTCCTTTGATGTGGGCGATTATGTTGTTTACCCCAAACATGGTGTTGGACGGGTTATTGAACTGCAGAATGAAGAAATTGCAGGCATGCAACTCGAACTTTATGTTTTGCGCTTTGAAAAGGAACGGATGACCCTGCGGGTTCCGACCAACAAGGCAGAAGGCGTCGGCATGCGCAAATTGTCTTCCGACAAGACACTCAAGGAAGCCATGGAGACGCTGAAAGCCAAGCCCAAGGTCAAGCGGTCGATGTGGTCGCGCCGTGCGCAGGAATATGAAGCGAAGATCAATTCCGGCGATCTGGTATCAATTGCCGAGGTGACCCGCGATCTGTTCCGCGCCGATGACCAGCCGGAGCAAAGCTATTCCGAACGACAGATTTTTGAAGCGGCATCGAGCCGTCTGGCCCGCGAACTGGCCGCGATGGAAGAAACCGATGAACCGACCGCTCTGGCGAAAATTCTCGAAATTCTCAATATTGCGGCACCGCAATATTATGATGTGAAAGAAGATTGA
- the fdxA gene encoding ferredoxin FdxA yields the protein MTYVVTEDCIKCKYMDCVEVCPVDCFYEGDNMLVINPSECIDCGVCEPECPAEAILPDTEDGLEKWLEINTKFSEEWPNITVSREPPADADEYKGMEGKFEAFFSEKPGAGD from the coding sequence ATGACTTACGTTGTTACCGAAGACTGTATCAAATGCAAATATATGGACTGTGTGGAAGTGTGTCCGGTGGACTGCTTTTACGAAGGCGACAATATGCTGGTCATCAACCCGAGCGAGTGCATCGACTGCGGCGTTTGCGAGCCCGAATGTCCGGCCGAGGCGATTCTGCCCGATACCGAAGACGGGTTGGAAAAATGGCTTGAGATCAACACGAAATTTTCCGAAGAATGGCCGAATATCACGGTCAGCCGCGAACCGCCGGCCGATGCCGACGAATATAAGGGCATGGAAGGCAAGTTCGAGGCCTTCTTCTCGGAAAAACCCGGCGCGGGCGATTAA
- a CDS encoding S4 domain-containing protein → MARKLAEKGHVRLNGRRIERGHVRVRQGDILTVPQGHDVHVVRIIVLPERRSSALQAQSCYEILQTGN, encoded by the coding sequence ATGGCTCGGAAGCTGGCGGAAAAGGGGCATGTCCGGCTGAATGGGCGGCGCATCGAACGGGGTCATGTCAGGGTCCGGCAAGGCGACATTCTGACTGTTCCGCAGGGCCATGACGTACACGTGGTTAGGATCATCGTGCTGCCTGAGCGCCGCAGCAGCGCTTTGCAGGCGCAATCCTGTTACGAGATATTGCAGACTGGTAATTGA
- a CDS encoding helicase-related protein, producing the protein MSPFSQSSLVAVLGPTNTGKTHLAIERMCAHSSGMIGFPLRLLAREVYDRVVALKGANRVALVTGEEKIIPKDAQWFLCTAEAMPMNREFAFVAIDEAQIGIDPERGHIFTDRMLHARGREETMILGSESLRPLIEALLPDAEIVTRPRFSTLSYAGPRKLSRLPRRSAIVAFSLEDVYAIAEMLRRQHGGAAIVMGSLSPQTRNAQVKMYQDGEVDYLVATDAIGMGLNLDVTHVAFAALKKFDGRRRRRLTLAEIGQIAGRAGRHQKDGSFGVLTGLASSDELQPEDIENLESHHFPRLEWLYWRNAEPDFGSLDRLVRSLEEVPQGRRLHAAPEAVDLAVLKRLAQDQAVADLARSPDKIRLLWEAASIPDFRKVGADHQARFVASLWPHLASGSGRIPHASMAQEIARLENVQGDIATLGARIAAARSWSYIAQKSRWVEQPEAMVDRTRALESRLSDAMHSQLTQRFVDKRTRVLMRGLLKDMLHQDVVVDDEGKVLVEGQEIGTLKGFQFVVPSDSRREDRKMLLAAAERYLGRIMTDNADALAKAPDSVLKLVPDAAGQPAILWGDSRLAVLAKGKTLLQPEIRFERSIKDMTPEDSQKVMDRVKVWVDAMKAKHLQGLVSIDALANEQETPAAVRALFAQIVDAGGILSRREIDQAVRALDNDMRGHARRAGLVFGALDIFHHALMKPGAVLWRTALFAAYDEEPMIEQAPDNAVHLKQGTFASAGHAARLGFRKIADEYVRVDMVERLVKQAHEARKQDAVFAVDSALATSLGLSQACHEALLGLAGFVKTNDKPTPVETPVAADTASDVADAAEAGTEAEKPVVSEALQGEAEVTEVKTEEKSTAAAPEPQEQAAVVQYWRWKGMARKKNQNPSRPREKHQKKNRGAPAKRKPEPVLATAGGAFAELAALRDSMKK; encoded by the coding sequence ATGTCCCCGTTCTCACAGTCGTCTCTTGTCGCCGTTCTCGGCCCGACCAATACCGGCAAAACCCATCTTGCCATCGAACGCATGTGTGCCCATTCGAGCGGGATGATCGGCTTCCCGCTGCGCTTGCTGGCGCGCGAGGTCTATGACCGGGTCGTCGCGCTCAAGGGGGCCAATCGGGTTGCGCTGGTCACCGGCGAGGAAAAGATCATCCCGAAAGATGCGCAATGGTTTCTGTGCACGGCGGAAGCGATGCCGATGAACCGGGAATTTGCCTTTGTTGCGATCGACGAGGCACAAATCGGCATCGATCCCGAACGCGGCCATATTTTTACCGACCGGATGCTGCACGCGCGGGGTCGCGAGGAGACCATGATCTTGGGATCGGAAAGTCTGCGGCCGCTGATCGAGGCCTTGCTGCCAGATGCCGAAATTGTCACCCGGCCGCGGTTTTCCACTCTCAGCTATGCCGGGCCTCGCAAATTGTCCCGGCTGCCCCGGCGATCGGCGATCGTCGCCTTTTCGCTGGAAGATGTCTATGCAATCGCCGAAATGCTGCGGCGCCAGCACGGAGGGGCGGCGATCGTGATGGGCAGCCTGTCGCCCCAGACTCGCAATGCCCAGGTCAAAATGTATCAGGACGGCGAGGTCGATTATCTCGTGGCCACCGACGCAATCGGGATGGGGCTCAATCTCGATGTGACCCATGTGGCTTTTGCCGCGCTGAAGAAATTTGACGGACGCCGGCGCCGGCGGCTCACCCTGGCCGAAATCGGGCAGATCGCCGGGCGCGCCGGTCGTCACCAGAAAGACGGCAGCTTCGGCGTGCTGACCGGTCTCGCCAGTTCGGACGAACTGCAGCCCGAAGATATCGAGAATCTTGAGTCGCATCATTTCCCGAGGCTGGAATGGCTCTATTGGCGCAATGCGGAGCCGGATTTCGGTTCACTCGACCGTCTGGTCCGGTCGCTCGAAGAGGTCCCCCAGGGCCGGCGGCTGCACGCGGCACCCGAAGCGGTCGATCTCGCGGTTTTGAAGCGGCTGGCGCAGGATCAGGCAGTGGCCGATCTCGCGCGATCACCCGACAAGATCCGGTTGCTCTGGGAGGCGGCTTCGATACCGGATTTCAGAAAGGTCGGCGCCGATCACCAGGCTCGCTTTGTCGCCTCTCTCTGGCCGCATCTTGCCAGCGGGTCCGGCCGTATTCCCCACGCGAGCATGGCGCAGGAAATTGCGCGGCTGGAAAATGTCCAGGGCGATATCGCTACATTGGGCGCGCGGATCGCGGCCGCGCGCAGCTGGAGTTATATCGCGCAGAAATCCCGCTGGGTGGAACAGCCCGAAGCGATGGTTGACCGCACCCGCGCGCTGGAATCCCGGCTGAGCGACGCGATGCACAGCCAGTTGACCCAGCGTTTTGTCGACAAGCGGACACGGGTGTTGATGCGCGGTCTGCTGAAAGATATGTTGCATCAGGATGTCGTTGTCGATGACGAAGGCAAGGTCCTGGTCGAGGGACAGGAAATAGGAACACTCAAGGGCTTTCAATTTGTCGTGCCATCCGATAGCCGGAGAGAAGATCGAAAAATGCTGCTGGCTGCGGCAGAAAGATATTTGGGACGGATTATGACGGACAATGCAGACGCTCTTGCCAAGGCCCCGGACTCCGTCCTGAAGCTGGTGCCCGATGCCGCCGGACAGCCGGCGATTCTCTGGGGCGACAGCCGGCTGGCGGTTCTGGCCAAGGGCAAGACCCTGCTTCAGCCCGAGATCAGGTTCGAACGCTCGATCAAGGACATGACGCCCGAAGACAGCCAGAAGGTCATGGACCGGGTCAAGGTCTGGGTCGATGCGATGAAGGCAAAGCATTTGCAGGGGCTGGTATCCATCGACGCGCTCGCAAACGAGCAGGAAACACCGGCAGCGGTGCGTGCGCTGTTCGCGCAGATTGTCGACGCAGGGGGAATCCTCTCGCGCCGGGAAATCGACCAGGCCGTGCGCGCGCTGGACAATGACATGCGCGGCCATGCGCGCCGCGCCGGTCTTGTCTTCGGAGCGCTCGATATTTTCCATCACGCGCTGATGAAGCCCGGCGCCGTGCTCTGGCGGACGGCCCTGTTTGCGGCCTATGACGAAGAGCCGATGATCGAACAGGCACCGGACAATGCCGTGCATCTGAAGCAGGGAACATTTGCTTCTGCCGGTCACGCCGCGCGCCTCGGCTTTCGCAAGATTGCCGATGAATATGTCCGCGTCGACATGGTCGAACGACTGGTCAAGCAGGCTCATGAAGCGCGAAAGCAGGACGCGGTATTTGCTGTGGACTCGGCTCTGGCAACGTCTCTCGGGCTCTCCCAAGCCTGCCATGAAGCACTGCTCGGTCTGGCAGGGTTTGTTAAGACCAATGACAAGCCGACACCGGTCGAAACGCCTGTCGCCGCCGACACTGCATCAGATGTAGCGGATGCTGCAGAAGCCGGGACAGAAGCGGAGAAGCCCGTCGTGAGCGAAGCTCTGCAAGGCGAGGCTGAAGTGACGGAGGTCAAAACAGAGGAAAAAAGCACCGCCGCCGCGCCCGAGCCACAAGAGCAGGCAGCCGTTGTGCAATATTGGCGATGGAAAGGCATGGCTCGCAAGAAGAACCAGAACCCGTCCAGACCCCGTGAAAAGCATCAGAAAAAGAACAGGGGTGCACCGGCCAAGCGCAAACCGGAGCCGGTTCTTGCCACCGCCGGCGGTGCCTTCGCCGAGTTGGCGGCGCTCCGGGACAGCATGAAAAAATAG